The following nucleotide sequence is from Zingiber officinale cultivar Zhangliang chromosome 10A, Zo_v1.1, whole genome shotgun sequence.
atatttcatttcactaaagagttattattgaaccaccacatcaatcccatattactatatgggctccttcttattatgagtgtgttaatctctctgtgtttaagatatagaatgttcactaattaaatgagttactgacaactctctttaattaatatctagctccaagagtagtaccactcaacttcatcgtcatgtaggactaagtccacctacagagttATATGgaaatctttatgagctcctcaaggggccatcatcaacctagattactaggacacagtttcattctataatcaacaacacgccatataaataatatcatttctcaacttatcgggcttattgatttatcaaactaaatcgtaccatttgataaattaaagaaatgaatattaagtatatgtgcttgttattatatcataatgacaaaggtcttgttcttttatgcagtcagtataaaaagaacttaccttaaatgatcttgctcaatacactcagagtgtactagtataattttataatcaagataaactaatatcaaattacactacgactattccaatggtttgttcctatctatcttagtcgtgagctactgtttataatttataaggaattgataacatgatcttctgtgtgtgacaccacacatcatgttatctacaatataaattaattgaacaactacacttagcatataaatgtagacatttgaccaatgtgattctttatttcaaaataaatgtttacaaaaatctaggcttttagtatacactctaatattGACACCACAATGAAGGGTCGGTTATTGCAAATCATTGAGTTTCAAGAAGACACTTTCCCCTTTCGGTACAAATCATTGAGTTTCAAGAAAACACTTTCCCCTTTCGGTACTGGGGATTCCTCTTGCAGCGGAGAAGTTGAGGATTGTAAATTATGGGTCCTTACTTGATGCTATCAAAACAAAGATAAATACTTGGCTGAATCATACCCTATCATATGCGGATCGATTGAAATTGGTTAGATCAGTTATTCAAGGGGTGGAATGGTTTTGTTTCTCCATGCTTCCCATCCTTAGTTTTGTTATTAAGAAGATTAAAACTATATGTCAGATGTTTAATTATGTGGTCCTCAAAGCATCCCCTAATATCATGGGCCACAATTTGTCTTTCTAAGCAGGATGATGCACATGGAATTCATGACCTACATGCTTGGAATGATGCTCTACTAAGCAAAACATTATGGGACATTCAATCCAAAATGGACTCTCTTTAGGTGAGTTGGGTGCACTACATCAAGGGTGTTGATTTTTAGTAATCGTAGGTCAAACCTTTGGACTCTCCTCTTATAAAGAGATTAGTGGATATGCGCAACAAAATCCTGCAGAAGTCTAATGGACAAGGAAGACCAACATGAAGATGATTGGATGGTTTGCGGTGGAGAAGAAAGGGATTGTACTTGCATATGATTTTTTCAGACCAAGAGGACCGGTAGTGGGTTATGTTATGGTGGAGTGGAGGTTTGAAATCATGTCAAAGCATCGATTCATTGTATGGTTACTTGCACATGGGAAGTTATAAACAACAGACAGGATGTCATATGATTCGAACAAAGAGTGTGCTCTGTCGGCGGCAAGATGAGTCTAACGATCATCTATTCTTTGAGTGCTCCATCACTCATGCACTATGGGCCAAGGTGAAGGATTGGTTAGAGATTACACATGATGTTCGGACATCAGATGGGCTTTTTTAGATATTATGGCAGCATTATAATAGAGGCAAAAGGAAAATGAAGGCGAGGCATCTTGGGGGTTTGAATATGATCTATGTCTTGTGGGAAGCTCGCAATCAGTGCCGGTTTGATGGAGTTTCTCTAGATGTTGATAGGATGTTTTGCAAGATCCAAATACATGTGTATCGCTTTGTGGACTTGCAATGAGTATGTTATATGTTGAGTGATTATAATGCTTAAATGAGTGGATTAGGTAGTTGAGAATGTGAGCTGGTGGTAGTGAATACCTCATGTTAGAGGTTAATTGCTACTACTAGCTCTTGATTTGTATGTTGTTGGGTGTCTTTTGAGGTATAACCTCTTATATACATTTACCTATTTCCTTTGAATCATGATGCCCTCTAAAATCTTTACCCCTGCGATAGGATAAACCACGACCTCTAATAGAAACTTGGGATTTAAGAGCATGATTAGATGGTTGTGATAGgggaaataattaattaatcttcACTTCATAGGATTTCAGAATACCTTGTCGATCCTCCAAATTCATGCTCTTTAAATCTCTTGTCTGCTCAATAATAGTAACAagactaaaatatttttcaagaagAGAACAAAGTACCTTTTGTACAATTATCAGATCATCCAAAGCTTCACTACTCAGAAGCCATTTGATTCACTATAGAACCAACTTTATGAAATACTCAGCAACACTATCATTTTCTTTCATCTCCAATTTTCAAATTCTAATCTCAAAATTTGAAGTTGAATATTCTTCACTTGTTCATCACATTTATAAGCTTCTTGTAGAATTTCTGATGCAAATCCAACCCAATATGATTCCTTGAATTTCATAGGGGTATAGTTCTTTACTCAGGACTCAGAATCAGACTATATCAAATTTCACGCATATAAATTTTAGAGATCTATATTTCTTATAGGGAACCATAACCACCAACTTTTGGGCCAAATTTCACCATTTATGCCCGATTTAAAGCCTCTaaagattttattactatttttagtaatttttatttttatgatatttagggTAATTTTAGTATTTCTGGTATTTATGGGTCCTAGTTTGTCTATATCAAtgtcatttttttattaattttgattcTTTTTAAGGAGATTTCTGTATCTAGGaagatctcttttctttctctttgaAATAGGAATTGAGATTTATATATTAGGATTCCTTTTCTTTCTTAGTTTGAGGGTCTAGACTGtatataaacatatatttaaCTGTTGAGGAATTAATTCTCTATTCTTAATAAAGTTTCTCATTTTGGTGGTTTCTCTTCTTGCCTTCTCCTTAAACCACTTTTCTCGTTAGCCCACAAGATAATTGCAATCTTACCCGGCATCAATTTCCCAagcttgtgttggtgcgggaagcatctgacagtcgaacctgtgttttaattatatcaaagggtccaaaattaagttgttttgttatctaacaagttaaatgagattgcaggaaagtcctaagtgtacttaggcaaaagtcctaactgcggttaggcaagtggaaaaccctagggagaggtaaccctaggtcctaggggatggtaaccctaggcgggaagtcttggcaggtcgagggcttcgggcaaaagtcctagagtcgaggactctaggtggaaagtcctggtgtcgcgaaccaggtgaaagactgggcgggtcgtggagcgagcGTCCAGAGGAAAGTCCTGGaacctcgggcgctgagcaaaagtctagttggtctggaggGTCAAccagcaacaggtaaactctcctgcgtggagtaggtgagaacgcgttccccagTGAGGGAGCAGtaagcgtcggtttgacctaggattttcgttcggaaatccgaagtcagaaccagacagtccgatgactgtcaaattctatgttttattatgTTCTAACTTTGTTCTGCAGAGTATGTTgtactaacgtattttgcaggaaATGAATTGGAATGTGTGCCTCAAGAGACTGGTTGAAGACCTCCGTGCAGCAGGacagagggcgccctcatggagcttgagggcgccctggacgtACGCTGagcagagggcgccctcatggagcttgagggtgccctggacgcaggtggagggcgccctccatgtagttggaggcgccctcaggagaATAAGTCGCGAAGAAGTCAAGGCTTATCGACGCTGCATTTTTGGCggggttgagggcaccctccatggtgttgaTAAAGGCAGCCTCGAGCAGCAACAAGAAACAACAACGAAAACGCGATCCATCTTCCATGCACTGCTCGAAGAACCACCCaataaagctatagcaagacaCCGACAACCTGAAGCCTCGAATTTCCTATTCttaaagttgttggtatattttcttactgCACATAATTGTTGTACTCTAAAATTGTACTCttgcgaacttatagtgattgcaaaaagtaaacgctcaacgagcgtgagtcttggagtaggagtcgccccaagctccgaaccaagtaaaaaatccttggtgtttgcGTTTGTATTGTTTACTTTTCCGTTGCATTTACTCTTAGTTTTCCGAAACGAACGTGAAAGCGCTTTCAATCCAACAGCTTGCTTTGATGTTGTTGCTTTGAAGATTTTCTCATACACCACTTTGTCTATTGTGAGATTGATCTAATTGAGAGCATGAGTGCTCTTCTGATTATCCACCAAACTTTCTTTTCAACATCACTCAAGGCTTCTTCATAATCAACCACTACATTATTCAATCAAACTTAACTTGATGAAGACCAAAGCAATTTGGTTGAGTTTCAATAATACAATTAGTTTGGTCTTCCAAATATACAATTTGGTTTAGACTTCCAACATACTAGTTGAACTGGATCTTGTGGCTTCTGAGTTCAAAGTTTCGATCTTTGTCTTTGTAGTTTGGATTTTTTTAGTGTAAATAGTGGAGGTAGGGTTTTGGGGATTAATCTTTTCTTTGATCCTAAAGTTAAGGTTTTGTTCTTCCTCCTTCAgcattagagtttttttttgcTTATCACTCCAAGAAAAATGGGTTAGAAGGAAATGTTGGATGGAAAAATGTATTCCAAATGTGTTTGAGAGTTGTCTTAGGTTTAGTCTCCCATTAGAAGTTGTATGACAAGAACATTGATTTAAATAGAATAATAATTGTGAATGTTGTGAATATAAATGGGACACAAGGGTGTAAATCGAGGATCTGAATTTCACTTCAGTCAAGACATGAATTACACTTCAGTCAAGACATGAATTACACTTCAGTCAAGTGACTTGTGTACGAGCCCTCATGTGCGCTTTGAAGTTAGACTAGTTGGAACAAAAATTGTCTATGTGAATCAGACAGTAATTTTACCAATGTAACATATTTTTCCTATTGTTCAAAATATGTAATGGATACATTAATAATCGATCTATTTGTATTTTAGTAAACACCGGAACTAGAAGTTTCACTTCAGTCTTCGGGGAAATGGAAGGGAACCTGATGGATTTGTTTGTATTTTCGAGATACCGGAGCTAGAAGTTTCACTTCAGATAGTTGGAAGGAAACCTGATTCCAAATGCCTAGAAGTTTCCTGCTGCTACAAAGGAACAATAAAACCTACAATTACTTACTAAGATCGAGTTTGGACGTGATAGACGAGAAGGCAACATTCTCTCCCTCATCTGACAATCTCGAAGGGCACCATGGGTTCCATGGAAGAATTGACATAATCACGGAGAACCGACGGAGAAGAGCTTCCAACCATAGCCAGCAAACTGTCTCCCTCTTCCAGATTAACATTTCCCCAAGGATGTATCTTCCACCTCGTCAGTGCCTCCAGCTCCATAGCCACTTCTCTCATCAACGGTCGGTCATTGCTTTTCAAGCTCAAGCATCTCATTGCGAGCTCCGCGGCTGCTTCAAGCAACTCCGGAGTTCCTTCTTCGACAACGCGTTCCTCCAATATTTCAACAAGTCGTCCAGAATTCACGCAGTCCATGAAAAGTGTGGCTAAATTCTTGACAGCTTGCGTCTTAGCCACAGGCTTCTTCCCTGTCAAGAGCTCAACCAAAACAACGCCGAAACTATAGACGTCGCTTTTATCAGTGAACTCCCCTGTTTGGAAATATTCCGGGTCCAGGTAGCCAAAGGTGCCACGAACCAACGACACCAATCCGTTCTGATCCAGAGGAACCATTCTGGAAGCTCCGAAATCGGATACTTTTGCAGTTAAGTTGTGGTCGAGAAGTATGTTGGTGGTCTTGACATCTCTGTGGATGACGGGAGTAGAAGCCGCAGAGTGGAGGTAGGACAAGGCTCCAGCTACTTCCGAAGAGATCCTTAGACGAGCTTCCAAGGACAGAGAGCCTCTCTTGCCTTCATCGTGGACGTGGTGGGCGAGCGTGCCATTAGGCACGAACTCGTAAACGAGCATGGGGACTTGAGACTCGAGGCAGCACCCCAGGAGCTTCACCACATTCCGGTGATTGATACTGGAGAGAACCTCGACTTCATTTATGAACTGTTGGACTTCGGCTTCGTCGTTGCTTATCTTGGCCTTTTTGATTGCGATCACGTTTTGATTAGGAAGTACGCCGCGATAGACTGTTCCGGTGCCGCCCTCGCCGAGGATTCGGCTCTGGTTGTAGTTATCAGATGCAGCTTCAAGCTCCTGTGAGGAGAAGAGTCTGATGTCCGGTCGCAACGAACCGCCGTTCTTCTCAAAGAAGTGCTGCTTCAGCTCTCCGAGCTTTCTCTTCTTGTGAATCCAGTACAGCCATGACCCAATCGCAATAAGGAAAAAGAGGCTCAATCCAACACCTGCATCAATGTTCAAAAACAAATATCAATTACGTTTTCTCATATAAACCACAtacaaaaaatgattttaataactTGTGATTATTGCACACGTTGAGGATTTTATTAGTTAGTTATCTGAACAAAAACTGGCGTACAAGGCCCTGATCAAGATTAAATCCCGCTCGCTCACATCATGATCAGGATTAAATCTGGCCCAATCACGTGAGACTTACAAGCCCTCCACACGATTTCTCCGTGCGAGGAAGGGGCACACCTATTTTGTTCGAGCCCACATCTTGTTCTGGTTATCTCGCTATTGAGTGGAAGCATTGAGAAATGACAAGATTATCGCTGTTAATTACTTGTTTGATGACAGATGCTGCTACTACCATGTTTTTGGTTGTCATTTACGAAAGGGAATGTTTTAATCGAACCAATTCTGTTTCAGGAGCAAGAGCTCGAGAAGTCTGATAAAAGGATTAGAAATGGAGAAACTACGTAGTGGATGTATAGCATCAAACGAGTACCTAAACTGAGATACAGTAATCTCAGTATGGACTTGCATCCGCTTCCATCTCTTTGGCCATCTCCATACATGTACCATGGGCATGAGCAAGAATAGCTCCCCTCTCTATTATGGCACCGTTTGACACATGGCGAAGGAACAGCTGAGCACTCGTTGATGTCTGATCAGATTTTGCAAAGAGATCAGATGAAAAAAATACTAAAGCAGGCAATCAAGCTGATTCACAAAACAAAAGTTAGAATTTGGGGATTTTATAGGCTTAATTAAGTTGACTTACCTGAGCATCCATTTGAATCATTGAGGTACGGGTTGCCGTGGAAACCTTGCGAACAATTACAGAGGTAGCCCGGACCATTAGTAGAGTTCAAGCAGTAGCTGTTGGGGGAGACGCACGCGAAGTCGCGAGTGCCGTTTGCTTGCTCACAGGTCTGGTTCATGATGGCCCAATCCAGCGTCAATGGCTCATTCACCCTGTTGCTGTATTCGGTGAAGCTAGACAGGGTAAAGTTGAGTTTGCCCACGTCGGCCAGGAAGGCGTAGCTGCAGAGGGCGAAGCTGCAATTGGAATGATTGTTAAAGCTATCGACGAGCAGACTAAAGCTGCGGAGATCCTTGGGAATTGGCGCGGTGCAGCAGCCGATGCCGGAGCATGTACCATTGGGCATGAAGCTGGCGTTGGTGAAGTAGGACGAGCATCCAGTCCTGAAAGTGTTCTCCTCATCGTTACTAACAATGTAGCCCTGGGCGTCACAGCCGATGGCCACGAATCCGTTCCGGTCACTGGAGAACTTGTAGTTTGGGAGACCGATAATACTTATCGAGGGCAAGATATAATCTGACAGGCTTCCGTTCTGGTAGTAACAATCTTTGGCGATATAGTTGTTGACGACGAGGGTGCCCTGGAAAAGCTGGATGTCCACCATGTCGATGTTGCCGCCGAGGCCGAGGTAGGGCGTGCCGTCGGTGCAGTTGATCTCGAAGCCTGGACGGGAGCAGCCGGAGTCGATGCCGAAGGGGTAGGGGATGCTCACGTTGCCGCACTTGGACTGGCACCCTGGTCGCACCCACCTGTCGGCGGAGTCGACCGACAGCGGCGGTGCTGTTTGGGGGGTTGCCGCTCCTGCTAGCAGCACAAGGCAGAGGAGCAGCAGAAACAATTGCTCCGACCAGGATCCCATCTTCGTTTGCCGATTAACTGGATTAGCAGCTCCTCAAGATCCACAATTGAGCGAGTTAGTTTTGTCGTTAAATATATTGATGAATATATAACGACATTTAGAGTTTTATCAAATCAATCAAATTGTTCGTCAACAGTCAACTGACACGGTATATACTTGCTTAGAAGTTAGATGGCTAATTTATACGACAGATCGTGGACGGTTGGATGTAATTTATCTTCCTAACTTTTGCACGGTCAACGATGGTTGGTTGTATAATTATCCActtgtcttttgttttttttccccctAAAACAATAAATGATCCACTTGTCTTTTGTTTATCAACTCTAATCAACATCACAAATTTTCCAAGACCCCATGTGCGTTTGAGTTTTTCTAAACTTCTATACTATGGTTTTGGTCTTATTTAGCCGTGGGTTCCGCCGCTGTATCAATTGACTAAGTAGGTATATAGATTTAGTCAAAAAATTTCAAGCTAAGTTAGAGAAATTCAAGATCATTCACCTCCTATGGTTAAGGAAGCTCTAAATATGTACATCTCTACATGCTCTGTAGGTGTTGATTGAAACTTCTTGATTAACTCTGATCGCTGTTCTTCATCGTCGATCATCCTCTCCATAACATCTTGTGAAGTTTCTGGTTTGCTTCTTTTCAAATTCCTTTAATTAATGCACTTCGCTTTCTTCATGTCCACTTTCAATGTACACAATAAAAAAAGTACCAACATGCGACGGACAGTCAGTCACTATTCTATCGCAAAGGCATATTGCGATGGAATACTGACAaaatattattgttattataGTGATCGATATTTAATCTCAGTTGATATTTTTAGCGATGGAAATTAAAATATCCGTCGCTACTAGCCAAACCAAGTAACATTTCCATTGAGATATTACCAACGGATCATTTAATTTCCGTCATTACTTTTAGCAACggaaattaaaatatctattgCTACTAGCTGAACTGAGTCAAATTTTCATTAAGGTATTAGCAATGGATATTTTAGTTTTCATCGCTAAAAGTAGCGATAGATATATAAATATCCATTGTTAATTGTTTAATCCTGTAGTATCGAAGAGAATATCGACATTCAACCATTAGCAACGAATTATTACAAAATtcattgctaataatgataaaaatttaatttttcatcacTAATTGTGACGAATATTTTAATAATCCGTCACTGATGACAACGAATATTTGAAATATCTATTGCTAATTgcgataaaaaattaaatttgtgtCACTAATGGCcacagaaaattaaatttctgtCACTAAATTATGCTAGAGTGGCGCATAaccttttcatttttttctattttcctgTTTACATAATGATGGAATACGTACTATCACATAAATATTGGTCGTTGATACTGTAGTGATGGATATCTAATCTCCGTCGCTACTTTTAGCGATGGAAACTGAAATATCCGTCACTACTAACCAAACCGAGTCAAATTTTCATTAAGATATTAGAGACAAATATTTAATCTCCATCGCTACTTTTAGcaatgaaaattaaatatccGTCGCTACTAGCCGAATTGAGTTAAATTTCCATTGAGGTATTAGcgatagatattttaattttcgCCGTTAAAAGTAGCAACGGATATATAAATATTCATCACTAATTGTTTAATCCTGTAGTATCGAAAAGAGTATTGATGTTCAGCCATTAGCAACGGATTAGTAGCAAAATCTATCTCTAATTTCgacgaaaatttaatttttcgtcACTAACTATGATGAATATTTTAATAATTCATTGCTTATGGTGACAAATATTTTAAACATTTATTATTAATTGtgacagaaaattaaatttccgtcACTAAttgtataaaaaattaaatttccgtGGCCAAACTATATTAGAGTGTCACATgaccttatcattttttttttctatttttcctaTTTACATATAAATCTAATTCACTCTAACCATTTTTCACAATAAacttataataaataataataaatctcaTAACAAACTCACTACACATCAACAATTACAAATCACAACACATCACAAACAGCACAACAATTCATATGAACTAAAATCAACAATAAATACATAATAGTAAATCTAAATACATGTCCAAATCTAATACAAGATAAAGTTTATCATCCTAATTAAAATAAAGAACAAGATAGTAATCCaaatcataaataaaattatctctgGATCCTATATAAAATTTCAGTGAGATTAGTTGTGAATAAAAAATACGATGTtaaattataaaagagatataacTACTTATCTTATGATAGTAGACATTCATTCTTTAAAAATACATATATGCATCCTTGGTCGAGGTAGGAAGTGTCGTTGTCGGTGTAGTTGATCCCGAAGCCTTTACGGAAGCAGCCGGGGTCGATGCCGAAGGGATAGGGGATGCTCACGTTGCCGCACTTGGACCGACACCCTGGTCGTACCCACCTGTCGGCGGAGTCATCCAACTGCGGTTGTGCTGTTTGGGGGGTTCCCTTTGCTGCTAGCAATACAAGGCAAACGAGGAGCAGAAACAAGTGCGCCGGCCAGGATGCCATTTTTCTGTTGTCGATTAACTGGATTAGCAGCTACTCCACCACCACAACTGAGTGAGTTTGTTTAGTCCATAAATATggatgaaaatatataaaaaaaaattagacttGATCTAGTCCATAAAGTGTATACTTTTCTTGGCTATATATACGGTCGAGTGAGATGGATAAAATATTGATCAAATTATGGCATCTTAGATGAAGGTATGTTGAGATGGTTTTTGACCAAGTCATCAAAAGTCTTTCGGTCAACGCTACCTGTAACTAGTGACCGGGTCGTCCGGTCCCTGGTATCCcgaggctcgaggcagatccaacgaatatataagtaacagactaagaCCTATAATAATGAAATGCGTATAGAACATGAACGGAGAGTGTACCCTGGTCcaaggggcgccctcggatgggacgctgctcgagttgtcgtgatCTGGAAGCGTAGATGAATAAGCCGGATGAAGAGCTAGATCTGACGACACCTAGTCGAGCATGACCTAGATCTGGAAGATGACATGCAGGCCGGAACCTCGCCGTGCCACGCCAGCCGGGATATGAAATCGACATGTGGGCCGGGATATGAAATCGGCATGAAGACCGGGATATGAAATCGGCACGCAGGGCGGGATACAACGGACACGCCAAAATAAGACAACGATGCGAGGATAGAAATGTAGCCTCGGCTCGAAGGCCGGAACGCAGCAAAGACGGAGCACGATCATATCGGAATTCACTGGCGGCGAGGGCTCGGAGGCCTGACCCACATCGAAGGCACACGACAATGCGGATGGTCCGAAGGTGGCCTACAATGAGGCAATAAGAGAGGCAATGTTGCAGCATCCTAGAGGAGACCACTGGTGAGGCAGCACTTGGCTGTATGACAGTCCGCAGTGGCCGGTGGCTGTGGGCGCCAGTGTGTCAAGGGAGAGGGAAGAGATAGGAGGCGGCAAGGTTAACGTTGTGGGTGAGGCCGAGACGGTGTCGGTGCAGTGTCTTGTTGGTCTTCCCGGCAGCAGAGGAACCCAAAGCCCTTTCTCCTCCCAGAGGTAGTGGCCCCTTCAAAGAAGAAGACCTTCCTTCTTCTGTTGGTTGTGGATTGAAGGAagaaggtgttggtgcaatcgacctccaaggttttaatgtcagataaatatgtttaagtattcttaagtatggagcttgatcaagggaagtcctagttgtagactaggcaaggggagaaatctcggtagatcgtggaagccaggtggataggtctggaggatctgatccctgggtagccgaatactgagtcctagttgtaggctaagtAAGGAAAATCTTAATATATCatagaagccaggtggataggtctggaggacttgatccctgggtagccgaatactgagtctgggtgagtaaagccaagtggagaaaatcctaaggggtggtaaccttaggtcatggtgagtgaagccaggttgagaaaaccctaggggtgataaccttaggtaacgggaagtcttggaggagtgaactccaagcaaggttgatcggatgattTTTGGTCGACCGCGCGCAGTCGACCGGACCAACGAATATCGGTaaatttaggtttaggtttaccattgttttctgtattattattattgttgttggctaatataatattgcaagaaaagtcttagtggatcagacactaagcaggaaaaagtccaaacaggtctggaggaccatgtttggcaggtaagttgaggtaagcaactggaggagcgacagtgaggtcaagttcctgaagggaacaacctaaggtcgctgatctaactgaagaaaccgggtaggtttccaagttgagatcaagacagttctactgtcttatattattactcatgcattttatattactgtgttaatctctgttttgtaggattattgtctaacattgttttgcaggttcaacccgatcggtcgaccgaacaggaggatcggtcgaccgaaccaggtcaaCTCAAAACAGGTATCAGTTCAGATCAAAACAGAGTACAGTctggtcaaagcttgatcggtcgatcgaaccataggatcggtcgaccgaaccatggtgACTCAGCACAGGCCAGTTCATCAGCAACGATCAGAAGCAAAAAGGAAAAAGTcttgatcggtcaactgaaccgaaggaccggtcgaccgatccaatcaacaatAAATGCagcattaaaagaagatctcggcgaatttcgacgaacagggaaatatCCAGTTTGGTCGACCaaaaggcatgatcggtcgatcgaacccttaaagagcattgattgccgaagatcgagccagcgtcagactccagcagGAAAGGAAGGGAgcgagttcggtcgaccgaacagaggaaTCAATCAACCGAACATCATTGAGTCTTATAAAAAGGAGCTTGAGGTCTGAGGCTCGGTAATACTttctgataaaaaaaaaagtgCTCTTCTACAAGCTGCttgtgctacaagtcttcatcaactCTACGAGCCACTTCGTTCGATAGTGCCGACCAAGCTTCGACTTTCaactactattgtcggtatatctTATTTTGTACTGCACTTAATTTtctgtaagatagtaggagtgttactatcttacacttttgtatctgtacgatccacttcttttcgaggatctcggaaagaatggttatagtgttttgcccatcggtgcggtcaaggactgcggaccttcgagtaggagtcgagcaaGGCTCAGAACGAAGTAAACAACTTTATCccttttcttattttccgctgcacaattctgatttaaaagaaaaagataagttttaaagaaAGCGATATCCCCCCCCCTCCCGCTCTATCGC
It contains:
- the LOC122026886 gene encoding wall-associated receptor kinase 2-like → MGSWSEQLFLLLLCLVLLAGAATPQTAPPLSVDSADRWVRPGCQSKCGNVSIPYPFGIDSGCSRPGFEINCTDGTPYLGLGGNIDMVDIQLFQGTLVVNNYIAKDCYYQNGSLSDYILPSISIIGLPNYKFSSDRNGFVAIGCDAQGYIVSNDEENTFRTGCSSYFTNASFMPNGTCSGIGCCTAPIPKDLRSFSLLVDSFNNHSNCSFALCSYAFLADVGKLNFTLSSFTEYSNRVNEPLTLDWAIMNQTCEQANGTRDFACVSPNSYCLNSTNGPGYLCNCSQGFHGNPYLNDSNGCSDINECSAVPSPCVKRCHNREGSYSCSCPWYMYGDGQRDGSGCKSILRLLYLSLGVGLSLFFLIAIGSWLYWIHKKRKLGELKQHFFEKNGGSLRPDIRLFSSQELEAASDNYNQSRILGEGGTGTVYRGVLPNQNVIAIKKAKISNDEAEVQQFINEVEVLSSINHRNVVKLLGCCLESQVPMLVYEFVPNGTLAHHVHDEGKRGSLSLEARLRISSEVAGALSYLHSAASTPVIHRDVKTTNILLDHNLTAKVSDFGASRMVPLDQNGLVSLVRGTFGYLDPEYFQTGEFTDKSDVYSFGVVLVELLTGKKPVAKTQAVKNLATLFMDCVNSGRLVEILEERVVEEGTPELLEAAAELAMRCLSLKSNDRPLMREVAMELEALTRWKIHPWGNVNLEEGDSLLAMVGSSSPSVLRDYVNSSMEPMVPFEIVR